A single window of Mycolicibacterium madagascariense DNA harbors:
- a CDS encoding class I SAM-dependent methyltransferase: MVQSPQVSPPQSAFADEVSSWSDIPGWFHWREGQQEAVATFPEGSTFVEVGSYLGRSLCSLADVVQTAGRDFTVVGIDTCRGSGAEGRANENAHGPAVDHGGGTFAGLLHRNIVSCGFADAVHVFISSSPKAADFFVDGSLAWVHLDARHDYDSVVGDIEAWAPKVMSGGWLSGDDYDDRYWPGVVAAVGDTLPDAQAWLTAQWRWLKP; this comes from the coding sequence ATGGTCCAGTCACCCCAGGTCTCACCGCCGCAGTCGGCGTTCGCCGACGAGGTCTCGAGCTGGTCGGACATCCCCGGCTGGTTCCACTGGCGGGAGGGCCAGCAGGAGGCCGTCGCCACGTTCCCCGAGGGCAGCACCTTCGTCGAGGTCGGTTCCTATCTCGGTCGCAGCCTGTGCTCGCTCGCCGACGTCGTCCAGACGGCGGGCCGCGACTTCACGGTCGTCGGCATCGACACCTGCCGGGGCAGCGGCGCGGAGGGCCGGGCCAACGAGAACGCCCACGGACCGGCCGTCGACCACGGCGGCGGCACGTTCGCCGGTCTGCTGCACCGCAACATCGTGTCGTGCGGTTTCGCCGATGCCGTGCACGTGTTCATCAGCAGCTCGCCCAAGGCCGCCGACTTCTTCGTCGACGGCTCGCTGGCGTGGGTGCACCTCGACGCCAGGCACGACTACGACAGCGTCGTCGGCGACATCGAGGCGTGGGCGCCCAAGGTGATGTCCGGCGGTTGGCTCTCCGGTGACGACTACGACGACCGGTACTGGCCCGGCGTCGTCGCCGCGGTCGGGGACACCCTGCCCGACGCGCAGGCCTGGCTGACGGCGCAGTGGCGGTGGCTCAAGCCCTGA
- a CDS encoding glycosyltransferase family 39 protein — protein MSDAAVAPEAVAAADEVARPHRLRPGWDPVLVAILTIGISAAGASRPSSWFDEAATISAATRPLTALWRLLQHIDAVHGLYYYVMHGWFALVPVTEFSSRAPSCLAVGVAGAGVVVLARKFCDRPVAVCAGVVFAVLPRTTWAGVEARSYAFTAMAAVWLTVVLVVAIRRNRPWHWLLYLLLLVAAILLNAFMVLLVAVYAVGLAVLSPRRAAVACWVVTTAVGTGLATPFLLFSRTQMGQVAWISPLNHDTVIEVFQNQYFDGSTPFAIIGGVLVVAAVLSRLLGAPPAGPGVGRLTVLAVAWMAIPTATLLLFTVFAAPIYYPRYLCFTSPAVALLLGACVARIARSPGPAALLLLVLAVAAAPNYVLVQRAPYKREGMDYSEIADVVTRHAHPGDCLLLDNTTSWKPGPIRPLLASRPAAYRGLVDLGRGARATTTDRLWDGFVPVWTVQDRLRRCSVIWTVSEHDWTRPAHESGVALAPGPRLGSVPVYQIPFRMGFRIVERWQFNFAQITKSMRWWPAGR, from the coding sequence ATGTCCGACGCCGCGGTGGCACCAGAGGCCGTCGCAGCAGCGGACGAGGTCGCCCGGCCGCACCGGCTGCGGCCGGGCTGGGACCCGGTCCTCGTCGCGATCCTGACGATCGGGATCAGCGCGGCCGGCGCGAGCCGACCGTCGTCGTGGTTCGACGAAGCCGCGACGATCTCGGCGGCGACGCGCCCGCTGACGGCGCTGTGGCGACTCCTGCAGCACATCGACGCCGTCCACGGCCTCTACTACTACGTCATGCATGGCTGGTTCGCGCTCGTCCCGGTCACCGAGTTCTCGTCGCGGGCGCCGAGCTGTCTCGCGGTCGGGGTGGCCGGCGCGGGTGTCGTCGTCCTGGCCCGGAAGTTCTGCGACCGGCCGGTCGCCGTGTGCGCGGGTGTCGTCTTCGCCGTGCTGCCCCGCACGACGTGGGCCGGCGTCGAGGCCAGGTCGTATGCGTTCACCGCGATGGCCGCGGTGTGGCTGACGGTCGTGCTGGTGGTCGCGATCCGCCGGAATCGGCCGTGGCACTGGCTGCTCTACCTGCTGCTGCTGGTGGCCGCGATCCTGCTCAATGCGTTCATGGTGCTGCTCGTCGCCGTGTACGCCGTGGGGCTGGCGGTCCTGTCGCCGCGGCGCGCCGCCGTCGCGTGCTGGGTGGTGACGACCGCCGTCGGCACGGGCCTGGCGACACCGTTCCTGTTGTTCAGTCGCACGCAAATGGGGCAGGTGGCGTGGATCTCGCCGCTGAACCACGACACCGTCATCGAGGTCTTCCAGAACCAATACTTCGACGGCAGTACGCCATTCGCGATCATCGGGGGCGTCCTCGTCGTCGCCGCGGTGCTGTCCCGGCTGCTCGGCGCTCCCCCCGCCGGGCCGGGGGTCGGACGGCTCACGGTGCTCGCGGTGGCGTGGATGGCCATTCCCACCGCGACGCTGCTGCTCTTCACCGTCTTCGCCGCGCCGATCTACTACCCGCGCTACCTGTGCTTCACCTCGCCCGCGGTGGCCCTGCTGCTGGGCGCGTGCGTCGCGCGGATCGCGCGGTCACCGGGTCCGGCGGCCCTGCTGCTGCTCGTCCTCGCGGTCGCGGCGGCGCCGAATTACGTTCTCGTACAACGTGCTCCGTACAAGCGCGAGGGGATGGACTACAGCGAGATCGCCGACGTCGTCACCCGGCATGCCCATCCGGGTGACTGCCTGTTGCTGGACAACACCACGTCGTGGAAGCCGGGACCCATCCGTCCCCTGCTCGCCTCGCGCCCCGCGGCCTACCGTGGGCTCGTCGATCTGGGCCGCGGAGCCCGTGCCACCACCACCGACCGGCTCTGGGACGGCTTCGTCCCGGTCTGGACCGTGCAGGACCGGCTGCGCCGCTGCTCGGTGATTTGGACTGTGTCCGAACATGATTGGACGCGACCCGCGCACGAGAGCGGCGTCGCACTGGCGCCGGGACCCCGGCTCGGGTCGGTGCCCGTCTACCAGATCCCGTTCCGGATGGGCTTCCGCATCGTCGAGCGGTGGCAGTTCAACTTCGCGCAGATCACCAAGTCGATGCGATGGTGGCCGGCCGGACGCTAG
- a CDS encoding FKBP-type peptidyl-prolyl cis-trans isomerase, with amino-acid sequence MNSPRISRPLTLAACTASMVVALAACGSATDTAKAAGTCPSVAPASATPQWTLPGTTGSVAVTGSTDTTAPVVTVTPPFSVSQTQVHVLQAGDGPVVAPTATASVCYVGVNGRDGSVFDSSYQRGTPADFPLNGVVAGFQKAIVGQKVGSTVAVAMTSADGYPDGQPAAGIQPGDSLVFAIKILGAN; translated from the coding sequence GTGAACTCTCCCCGCATCTCCCGTCCCCTCACGCTCGCGGCCTGCACCGCCTCGATGGTCGTGGCGCTCGCCGCGTGCGGCTCCGCGACTGACACGGCCAAGGCTGCGGGCACGTGCCCGTCGGTGGCGCCGGCCTCCGCCACCCCGCAGTGGACACTGCCCGGCACGACCGGCAGCGTCGCGGTCACCGGTTCCACGGACACGACGGCCCCGGTGGTCACCGTGACGCCGCCGTTCAGCGTCAGCCAGACCCAGGTCCACGTGCTGCAGGCCGGTGACGGCCCGGTGGTGGCCCCCACGGCCACGGCCTCGGTCTGCTACGTCGGCGTCAACGGTCGCGACGGGTCGGTGTTCGACAGCAGCTATCAGCGCGGCACGCCGGCGGACTTCCCGCTCAACGGGGTGGTGGCGGGATTCCAGAAGGCCATCGTCGGCCAGAAGGTCGGGTCCACCGTCGCCGTCGCCATGACCTCAGCCGACGGCTACCCCGACGGGCAGCCGGCCGCGGGCATTCAGCCGGGCGACTCGCTCGTCTTCGCCATCAAGATCCTCGGCGCCAACTAG
- a CDS encoding thiamine-binding protein, producing MIVAFSITPAGGDDDGGVSAAVAEAVRVVRASGLPNETNAMFTNVEGEWDEVMAVVKQAVDAVAAHTPRVSLVLKADVRPGFTGQLTAKVQRIEDALND from the coding sequence ATGATCGTGGCCTTCAGCATCACCCCGGCCGGCGGTGACGACGACGGCGGCGTTAGTGCCGCCGTCGCCGAGGCCGTGCGCGTGGTGCGGGCGTCCGGGCTGCCGAACGAGACCAACGCGATGTTCACCAACGTCGAGGGTGAATGGGACGAGGTGATGGCGGTGGTCAAGCAGGCCGTCGACGCCGTGGCCGCGCACACACCGCGCGTGAGCCTGGTGCTCAAGGCCGACGTCCGTCCCGGTTTCACCGGCCAGCTCACCGCCAAGGTGCAGCGCATCGAGGACGCGCTGAACGACTGA
- a CDS encoding glycoside hydrolase family 6 protein — protein sequence MTSSGVGAFARWITPLLAAAVVVATGTLAEPTPLTSTQAVRLVDDANPLAGQNFYVNPSSAAMRAAQSAQPPSPELTAIANTPQAYWMDQLSTPAVDAKYISAAQAAGTMPILALYGIPHRDCGSFSAGGFGSGAAYKSWIDTVAGDIGGGPATVILEPDALAMAGCLSGDQRQERYDLIRYAVDTLSNNPATAVYVDAGHSRWTSVDEMASRLNQVDVGRARGFSLNTANFFTTDEETGYGEAISGLTNGAHYVIDTSRNGAGPAPDSPLSWCNPSGRALGVPPTTATAGAHADAYLWVKRPGESDGSCGQGAPGAGRFSDQFAIDLARNAGQ from the coding sequence GTGACGTCCTCAGGTGTTGGCGCGTTCGCGCGGTGGATCACTCCCCTCTTGGCAGCGGCGGTCGTCGTCGCCACGGGCACGTTGGCAGAGCCGACGCCGCTCACCTCCACCCAGGCGGTGCGCCTCGTCGACGACGCCAATCCGCTTGCGGGACAGAACTTCTACGTCAATCCGTCCTCGGCGGCCATGCGCGCAGCGCAGAGCGCCCAGCCGCCGAGCCCGGAGCTGACCGCGATCGCCAACACGCCGCAGGCGTACTGGATGGACCAGCTCTCGACGCCCGCCGTCGACGCGAAGTACATCAGCGCCGCCCAGGCCGCGGGCACCATGCCGATCTTGGCGCTCTACGGCATTCCGCACCGCGACTGCGGCAGTTTCTCCGCGGGCGGCTTCGGGTCGGGTGCTGCCTACAAGTCGTGGATCGACACCGTCGCGGGTGACATCGGCGGTGGCCCGGCGACGGTCATCCTCGAACCCGACGCCCTCGCCATGGCCGGCTGCCTGTCGGGCGATCAGCGCCAGGAGCGCTACGACCTGATCCGCTATGCCGTCGACACGCTGTCGAACAACCCGGCGACCGCCGTCTACGTCGACGCCGGTCACTCGCGGTGGACGAGCGTCGACGAGATGGCGTCGCGGCTGAACCAGGTCGACGTCGGCCGGGCCCGCGGTTTCAGCCTCAACACCGCGAACTTCTTCACCACCGACGAGGAGACCGGCTACGGCGAGGCGATCTCCGGGCTGACCAATGGGGCGCACTACGTCATCGACACCTCGCGCAACGGCGCGGGCCCGGCTCCGGATTCGCCGTTGAGCTGGTGCAACCCCAGCGGCCGGGCGCTCGGTGTCCCGCCGACCACGGCGACGGCGGGCGCGCACGCCGACGCCTACCTGTGGGTGAAGCGCCCCGGCGAGTCCGACGGGTCGTGCGGGCAGGGGGCGCCGGGCGCGGGCCGCTTCTCCGACCAGTTCGCCATCGACCTGGCCCGCAACGCGGGTCAGTAG
- a CDS encoding SDR family oxidoreductase, giving the protein MARAPQRIVLITGGSRGVGAEVAQRLASADTHVIVNYREKAARAETIADAVRAAGGNASTMAADISDGAAAAAMIDTIAARFGRLDALILNASGGLELGADPGYAMRLNRDAQRRLARLAMPLLPAGGRIVFVTSHQAHFFPHKAVPKGYSAVAASKRAGETALYTMRPQLERAGIHLSVVSGDMIDGTIIVRLLERRDPGAVEARRSVAPLPTVGQFASAIANAVTTPMPTGIVYVGGADYLATTG; this is encoded by the coding sequence ATGGCACGTGCACCCCAGAGGATCGTCCTCATCACCGGTGGATCGAGGGGCGTCGGCGCCGAGGTCGCGCAGCGCCTCGCCAGCGCCGACACCCACGTCATCGTCAACTACCGCGAGAAGGCCGCCCGCGCCGAGACCATCGCCGACGCGGTGCGCGCCGCGGGTGGCAACGCCTCCACGATGGCCGCCGACATCTCCGACGGCGCGGCGGCCGCCGCCATGATCGACACCATTGCGGCGCGCTTCGGTCGACTCGACGCGCTGATCCTCAATGCCTCGGGCGGGCTCGAGCTGGGTGCCGACCCGGGCTACGCGATGCGCCTCAACCGGGATGCGCAGCGACGGCTGGCCCGGCTGGCGATGCCGCTGCTCCCGGCCGGCGGCCGCATCGTCTTCGTGACCAGTCACCAGGCGCACTTCTTCCCCCACAAGGCGGTGCCCAAGGGCTACTCCGCGGTCGCGGCGAGCAAGCGCGCCGGGGAGACGGCGCTGTACACCATGCGTCCGCAGCTCGAGCGCGCCGGCATTCACCTCTCGGTGGTGTCCGGCGACATGATCGACGGCACGATCATCGTGCGGCTCCTCGAGCGGCGCGATCCGGGCGCCGTCGAGGCACGTCGCAGCGTCGCACCGCTGCCCACGGTCGGACAGTTCGCGTCCGCCATCGCCAACGCCGTGACGACGCCCATGCCGACCGGGATCGTCTACGTCGGGGGTGCGGACTACCTCGCGACCACCGGGTGA
- a CDS encoding Rv1733c family protein codes for MTGRPFASRVRWWLGACGGNPIVRRSDRVEALVVLAALVLAILAVPFAAHVEDSTYRSHLHLVAEQEATRHSVQAVVLQGSTGMPTDFDAPVTVPVQWHEGNRVRTEEVVSPGVVATGAPLTVWLDTAGRVVPAPLTPTDVRVSAISVGWTVWVLIVIAGGLAAVGVRWRLDRHRATAWDRALALLAHNDDGWANRRA; via the coding sequence ATGACCGGTCGACCATTTGCTAGCCGGGTCCGCTGGTGGCTCGGCGCCTGCGGCGGCAACCCCATCGTGCGCCGCAGTGACCGCGTCGAGGCGCTCGTCGTCCTCGCCGCGCTGGTGCTCGCCATCCTGGCCGTTCCGTTCGCCGCCCACGTCGAGGACTCGACGTACCGGTCCCACCTTCACCTCGTCGCCGAGCAGGAGGCGACACGGCACTCCGTGCAGGCCGTCGTGCTGCAGGGCAGTACGGGCATGCCGACGGACTTCGACGCTCCGGTCACGGTCCCCGTGCAATGGCACGAGGGCAACCGGGTGCGCACCGAGGAGGTCGTCAGCCCCGGCGTCGTTGCGACGGGCGCACCGCTGACGGTGTGGCTCGACACCGCGGGGCGCGTCGTGCCGGCGCCGCTGACGCCGACCGACGTCCGGGTCAGCGCGATCAGCGTGGGTTGGACCGTGTGGGTCCTGATCGTCATCGCCGGCGGGCTGGCGGCAGTCGGCGTGCGGTGGCGACTGGACCGACACCGCGCCACGGCGTGGGACCGCGCGTTGGCGCTGCTGGCCCACAACGACGACGGCTGGGCCAACCGGCGGGCCTAG
- a CDS encoding D-2-hydroxyacid dehydrogenase family protein: MSTVTVLDDYQGVALSSTDWSAVQETHTVDVIGEHIADPAELVDRLRESEVVVAMRERTPFPASVLDALPALRLLVTTGMVNASIDVAAAARRGITVCGTGGSGNAMPELTMGMIIALTRNFAQEDAAVRRGGWQHTIGPGLSGSTLGIVGLGRLGIPVARLGQAFGMSVIAWSPHLTAERAAEHGVRAVTKAELFGQADVITVHVPLADGTRGMVGAADLTLMKPTAYLVNTSRGPIVDRDALISALREQRIAGAGLDVYDVEPLPLDDPLRSLPNTLLLPHIGYVTTDAYRVFYRDAVEDILAFDAGAPVRVITP; this comes from the coding sequence GTGTCCACCGTCACCGTTCTCGACGACTACCAGGGCGTCGCCCTGAGCAGCACCGACTGGTCGGCCGTGCAGGAGACCCACACGGTCGACGTCATCGGCGAACACATCGCCGACCCCGCCGAGTTGGTGGACCGGCTGCGCGAGAGCGAGGTCGTGGTCGCGATGCGCGAGCGCACCCCGTTCCCCGCGTCGGTCCTCGACGCCCTTCCGGCATTGCGGCTACTCGTCACCACCGGCATGGTCAACGCGTCGATCGACGTGGCGGCCGCCGCGCGGCGAGGGATCACGGTGTGCGGGACGGGCGGCTCCGGCAACGCCATGCCGGAGCTGACCATGGGCATGATCATCGCGCTGACCCGCAACTTCGCGCAGGAGGACGCCGCCGTCCGCCGCGGCGGTTGGCAGCACACCATCGGACCCGGCCTGTCCGGATCCACCCTCGGCATCGTGGGGCTGGGACGGCTCGGCATCCCGGTGGCCCGCCTGGGACAGGCCTTCGGCATGTCGGTCATCGCCTGGTCGCCGCACCTGACCGCCGAGCGCGCCGCCGAACACGGCGTCCGCGCCGTCACCAAGGCCGAGCTGTTCGGGCAGGCCGACGTCATCACGGTGCACGTCCCGCTCGCCGACGGCACCCGCGGCATGGTCGGGGCGGCCGACCTGACGTTGATGAAACCGACTGCGTACCTGGTGAATACGTCACGCGGCCCGATCGTCGACCGTGACGCACTGATAAGCGCCCTGCGTGAGCAGCGCATCGCCGGGGCGGGTCTGGACGTGTACGACGTCGAGCCGCTGCCGCTCGACGACCCGCTGCGGTCGCTCCCCAACACGCTGCTGCTGCCCCACATCGGGTACGTCACTACCGACGCCTACCGCGTGTTCTACCGCGACGCCGTGGAGGACATCCTGGCGTTCGACGCCGGTGCCCCGGTGCGCGTCATCACTCCGTGA
- the phoU gene encoding phosphate signaling complex protein PhoU, with protein MRNDFHAELDSLTGSLSQMCGLAGLAMERATQALLQADLVLAEQVITDHEHLTRMQLHAEEASLLLLALQAPVAGDLRVVVTSMQNVADAERMGGLALHVAKIARIRHPAPALPEEVNGYFAEMGRIAVDLGNNARDVVLSRDPEKAAQIGRDDDAMDQLHRHLFTLMMDREWGHGVAAAVNVTLLGRFYERFADHAAAIGRRVVFQVTGSTPDV; from the coding sequence ATGCGCAACGATTTCCACGCCGAGCTCGACTCGCTGACCGGGTCGCTGAGCCAGATGTGCGGCCTGGCGGGTCTGGCGATGGAGCGTGCGACGCAGGCGTTGCTGCAGGCCGACCTGGTACTCGCCGAGCAGGTGATCACCGACCACGAGCACCTCACCCGGATGCAGCTGCACGCCGAGGAGGCCTCCCTGCTCCTGCTGGCCCTGCAGGCTCCCGTCGCCGGTGACCTGCGCGTGGTCGTCACGTCGATGCAGAACGTCGCGGACGCCGAGCGGATGGGCGGGTTGGCGCTGCACGTCGCCAAGATCGCGCGCATCCGCCATCCCGCGCCCGCCCTGCCCGAGGAGGTGAACGGCTACTTCGCCGAGATGGGCCGCATCGCCGTCGACCTCGGCAACAACGCCAGGGACGTGGTGCTGTCCCGCGATCCCGAGAAGGCCGCGCAGATCGGTCGCGACGACGACGCCATGGATCAGCTCCACCGGCATCTGTTCACCCTGATGATGGATCGGGAGTGGGGCCACGGCGTCGCCGCCGCGGTGAACGTCACCCTGCTCGGCCGGTTCTACGAACGCTTCGCCGACCACGCGGCCGCCATCGGTCGTCGCGTCGTCTTCCAGGTCACCGGGAGCACCCCGGACGTCTAG
- a CDS encoding SDR family oxidoreductase produces MDAVTIITGGAGGMGVATATILGAQRRVVLCDVRRDRLEQAAVALRERGIEPTLVEADVTDRSAVRRSFETAASLGSIASVIHTAGVSPSMGDADYVMRTNALGTINVDEVFYESADAGAAIVNVASMAAHLLPPELIPSDRFPLAPRDEAAFVEAMRKTCDAIPPDARPGFAYAVSKSFVAWYTTSQAERFNARGLRIVSVSPGSVDTEMGRLEAEAGAGAMVADFAVPRWGRADEMAELFAFCASDRAGYLTGTDILCDGGVVASMRERARVAGAG; encoded by the coding sequence ATGGATGCAGTGACCATCATCACGGGCGGCGCGGGTGGAATGGGCGTCGCCACGGCCACGATCCTCGGTGCCCAGCGCCGGGTGGTGCTCTGCGACGTGCGGCGGGACCGCCTCGAGCAGGCCGCCGTCGCACTGCGCGAGCGCGGGATCGAGCCGACGCTCGTCGAGGCCGACGTCACCGACCGGTCCGCAGTGCGCCGATCGTTCGAGACCGCGGCGAGCCTCGGGTCGATCGCCTCGGTCATCCACACCGCCGGCGTGAGCCCGAGCATGGGCGACGCCGACTACGTGATGCGGACCAACGCGCTCGGCACGATCAACGTCGACGAGGTCTTCTACGAGTCGGCCGACGCGGGTGCCGCGATCGTGAACGTCGCGTCGATGGCGGCACACCTGCTGCCGCCCGAGCTGATCCCGTCGGACCGATTCCCCCTGGCCCCGCGGGACGAGGCCGCCTTCGTCGAGGCGATGCGGAAGACCTGCGACGCCATCCCACCGGACGCGCGTCCGGGCTTCGCCTACGCCGTGAGCAAGAGCTTCGTGGCCTGGTACACCACGTCGCAGGCCGAGCGGTTCAACGCACGCGGGCTGCGGATCGTGTCGGTGTCACCGGGATCGGTCGACACGGAGATGGGGCGGCTGGAGGCGGAGGCGGGCGCCGGTGCGATGGTCGCGGACTTCGCCGTCCCGCGGTGGGGCCGGGCCGACGAGATGGCCGAGTTGTTCGCCTTCTGCGCGAGCGACCGGGCCGGCTACCTGACGGGCACCGACATCCTCTGCGACGGCGGGGTGGTCGCCTCGATGAGGGAGCGGGCCAGGGTCGCCGGCGCCGGCTAG
- a CDS encoding cutinase family protein, whose amino-acid sequence MTANTAATSTPTSRTTHWRRWLAAATLGAAALVGPQAAGVASAQDASCSAVEVVFARGTFEAPGVGATGQAFIDSLNAQLGGAPVGVYAVDYPASLDFQAAAQGVADASNKVEQLAASCPDTKIVLGGYSQGAAVAGYTTFDAVPAGLALPDSITGPMPPSVAKHVAAVALFGTPDQWFLNLVDRSAPPITIGHLYAAKTVQECNVGDPVCYAGGLDRSAHSAYKDNGTADQAAAFVAKQINSASAA is encoded by the coding sequence ATGACCGCCAACACCGCAGCGACATCCACCCCCACCTCTCGCACGACGCACTGGCGGCGTTGGTTGGCCGCCGCCACCCTCGGCGCCGCGGCGCTCGTCGGCCCGCAGGCGGCCGGCGTGGCCTCGGCTCAGGACGCGTCCTGCTCGGCCGTCGAGGTCGTCTTCGCCCGCGGCACCTTCGAGGCGCCCGGGGTCGGCGCGACCGGCCAGGCGTTCATCGACTCCCTCAACGCACAGCTGGGCGGCGCACCCGTCGGCGTCTACGCCGTCGACTACCCCGCGTCACTCGACTTCCAGGCCGCCGCCCAGGGCGTCGCGGACGCCAGCAACAAGGTCGAGCAGCTCGCCGCGAGCTGCCCCGACACCAAGATCGTGCTGGGCGGTTACTCGCAGGGCGCGGCGGTCGCCGGGTACACGACGTTCGACGCCGTGCCCGCCGGACTGGCGCTGCCGGACAGCATCACCGGGCCGATGCCGCCCTCGGTCGCCAAGCACGTCGCGGCCGTGGCCCTGTTCGGCACCCCCGACCAGTGGTTCCTGAACCTGGTCGACCGCAGTGCGCCGCCCATCACGATCGGGCACCTCTACGCGGCCAAGACCGTGCAGGAGTGCAACGTCGGCGACCCGGTCTGCTACGCGGGCGGTCTCGACCGGTCGGCGCACAGCGCCTACAAGGACAACGGGACGGCCGACCAGGCGGCAGCCTTCGTCGCCAAGCAGATCAACTCGGCGTCGGCGGCCTAG
- a CDS encoding glycoside hydrolase 5 family protein, with protein MPRRTALKLPLALTGAAALAGAPRAAAAEGRARWSVEQANAWYRAQPRLLGVNYIPASAVNQLEMFQPATYDPQRIDIELGMAHRLGFNAVRVFLHDLLWTQDRRGFLRRLLQFTTIAARYAIKPLFVFFDSCWDPHPKAGPQHAPVPGVHNSGWVQSPGADRLGDPGYRAVLKDYVTGVLTQFRGDARILGWDLWNEPDNPADVYRAVERPDKIRLVEDLLPQVFDWARAVDPVQPLTSAVWQGAWADPARRSAIASIQLDQSDVVSFHSYADPVAFEGRIAELAPLQRPILCTEYLARTLGSSVEGVLPVAVRHGVGAFNWGLVAGKTQTYLPWDSWDHPNPTPAQWFSDLLQPDGRPYRDSEVKTLRGVTPLLRAK; from the coding sequence GTGCCGAGACGGACCGCGCTCAAGCTGCCGTTGGCGCTCACCGGTGCGGCGGCGCTGGCGGGCGCGCCGCGGGCAGCGGCGGCGGAGGGGCGGGCCCGCTGGTCGGTCGAGCAGGCCAACGCGTGGTACCGGGCGCAACCCCGGCTCCTCGGCGTCAACTACATCCCGGCCAGCGCCGTCAATCAGCTCGAGATGTTTCAGCCCGCCACCTACGACCCGCAACGCATCGACATCGAACTGGGCATGGCGCACCGCCTGGGGTTCAACGCGGTGCGCGTGTTCCTGCACGATCTGCTGTGGACCCAGGACAGACGCGGATTCCTGCGCAGGCTGCTGCAGTTCACGACGATCGCGGCCCGGTACGCCATCAAGCCGCTGTTCGTGTTCTTCGACTCCTGCTGGGATCCGCACCCGAAGGCCGGCCCGCAGCACGCGCCGGTGCCCGGCGTGCACAACTCGGGCTGGGTGCAGAGTCCCGGTGCCGATCGTCTCGGCGACCCGGGCTACCGCGCCGTGCTGAAGGACTACGTGACCGGGGTGCTGACCCAGTTCCGCGGTGACGCCCGGATCCTCGGGTGGGACCTGTGGAACGAACCGGACAATCCCGCCGACGTGTACCGCGCGGTCGAGCGGCCCGACAAGATCCGGCTCGTCGAGGACCTCCTGCCGCAGGTCTTCGACTGGGCCCGCGCGGTCGATCCGGTGCAACCGCTGACCAGTGCGGTCTGGCAGGGCGCGTGGGCCGACCCGGCGCGGCGCAGCGCCATCGCAAGCATCCAGCTGGACCAGTCCGACGTCGTCTCGTTCCACTCCTACGCCGACCCGGTGGCCTTCGAGGGCCGCATCGCCGAGCTCGCGCCGCTGCAGCGCCCGATCCTGTGCACCGAGTACCTAGCCAGAACGCTGGGCAGCAGCGTCGAGGGGGTCCTGCCGGTGGCCGTACGGCACGGCGTCGGGGCGTTCAACTGGGGTCTGGTCGCGGGCAAGACCCAGACCTACCTGCCGTGGGATTCCTGGGACCATCCGAACCCCACGCCCGCACAGTGGTTCAGCGATCTGCTGCAGCCCGACGGGCGGCCGTACCGCGACAGCGAGGTCAAGACCCTGCGCGGCGTGACACCGCTACTGCGTGCGAAGTAG